From the genome of Bradyrhizobium sp. G127:
GCCTTCGGCGCGGCGTGCGGCGATCAGGGCGTGTTCGTACTCGTCGGATGTCGAGAACATGCAGGCAAATCCCGCGCGCGCGGAATCGACCGTGGCCTCAAGAGCGATGAGATCGGGATTTGTATCGTGGCTGCGTGCGGTGATCATGACCGCATCGTAGAGCGGGTATGGTAAACAGATGGTTAGAAGCCGGTGATGTCCCGATGAAAAGCGGCGCGCCGGCGTTCAGATGCGAAAATCCATCACCGGCTCTGCCCGGCCGATATCGGCCTCTGCCTTCGGCGCAGCGGCGTTCTTCGTCAGGCCGCGGCGGCCGCTCTGAAGCGACAATGGCTGCTCAGCCGCGACTTCCACACGGTTGCGGCCGCCGCGCTTGGCCTGATAGAGCGCGGTATCGGCCGAAGCCATCAGCACTTCGAGCTCGGTTTGCGCCGGGCCGCCTGCGATGCCGATGCTGACCGTGGTTTCCAGGGGCGCTTCATCGACCTTGATGCCGGACGCCTCGAACGCTTCGCGCACGCGCTCGGCGGCGACCAGCGCTTCCTCCACGGTGCAGGGCAGCAGCGCCGCGAACTCTTCGCCGCCAACCCGGCCGACTAGATCGCTGATGCGCAGATTGTTGACGACGACGTCGGAAAAAACCTTCAGGACGTCGTCGCCCGCGGCATGGCCGAAGCGGTCGTTGACCGACTTGAAGTGGTCGATGTCGAAGATCATCACGGTGATGGGGCGCCCTGCCTTGGCTTCACGGTCGATCATGCGCGCGGTCGCTTCGCTAAAGCCCCGCCGGTTGAGCAAGCCCGTGAGCGGATCGACCGATGCAGCCGTCTTGTGCGCGCTGACCGTCCGCTCGGACATCAGCATGACGATGATGAAAACAGTTCCAACGGCGTAAAGAAGCAACTCGGCTCCGAATGCCGCGATCCAAACCGGCCCCATGCTTGCCGCATCGCTGGAGCGGAACATATCGCCCAAAATGATCGGCAGCATCAGCACGCCACCGTGCATGACCGGTACGGCGATGGCGGGCCAGCGCGCGCGCAGACTCTTGCGCCGCTCGCGCCACAGCTCGCCCGCGGTCAGAGCAGCATAGAAGGCGACGATCCCCGCTCCGAGCAGCATCCGCAGTTCAGGATCGATCGGATCGAGCCAGACCACCGCCGCGACCCAGAGAGCGGGGCCCGCGATCACGCCGATCCAGTTGGCTGGGCGGCCGTGGAAGACACGTGCAGCATCCCAGACCAGACCACAGGCGATGAAGCCCACGGCGTTAACCGCAAGCGACAGTTCCCAGCCCAGATCGGACCCGCCAACCGACCACAACGCCACCGACGCTGCGCCCAGAACGTAGGCAGCACCCCACCAGCCAAGCGCCTCGATCTTTTCCTGATGCCACAAAAACAGCAGCATGGCGCCGAGCAGCGCAGCCGCCAGCGTCGCCGCGAGATAAAGCGTGGAAATATCGAGGGAGAGATGTGTACCAGCCGGCATTTTCTATGCAGCGCTTACAAAAACGAGACGGAACCTGAATAGCTCCCTCAACCGCCTTCATATTTAGCAGCGGTGTCTTGGCACTCCGTTTGCGGCGGTCACAAAGTTTTCTAGAAAAATCGCGGTAATTCGGTTGTATCTGGAACAAAAAAGAGCGCCCCCAAGGGCGCTCTTTGTAACTTTGTGCAGTCCGCAATTGCGGACAATTTGAACGAAACGATTAGCGCTTCGAGAACTGGAACGAGCGGCGGGCTTTCGCCTTGCCGTACTTCTTGCGCTCGACGACACGCGAGTCGCGCGTAAGAAAGCCGCCCTTCTTGAGGACGCCGCGCAGATCCGGTTCGAAATTCGTCAGCGCCTTCGAGATGCCGTGACGCACCGCGCCGGCCTGACCCGACAGACCGCCGCCGGCGACCGTGCAGACGACGTCGTACTGGCCCTGACGGGCGGCCGCGACGATCGGCTGCTGGATCATCATGCGCAGCACGGGACGCGCGAAGTAGACTTCGACTTCACGGGTGTTGACGGTGACCTTGCCGGAGCCCGGCTTGATCCAGACGCGCGCGACCGCGTCCTTGCGCTTGCCGGTAGCATAGGCGCGGCCCTGCTTGTCGACCTTCTTGACGTACTTCGGACCCTCAGGAGCGGCCGTCTTCAGCGCCGACAACTGGTCGAGAGACTGCATGGTATCGGACATTACGCGGCCCTCATGTTCTTGCGATTCATCGACGCGATGTCCACGACTTCCGGCTGCTGTGCTTCGTGCGGATGCTCGGTGCCCGCATAGACGCGCAGATTGCCCATCTGAACGCGGCCCAGCGGACCGCGCGGAATCATGCGCTCGATCGCTTTCTCGACGACGCGCTCCGGGAAACGACCCTCGAGGATCGACTTCGCCGTGCGTTCCTTGATGCCGCCGATGAAACCGGTGTGATTGTAATAGACCTTGTTCTCACGCTTGCGTCCGGTGAGAACGACATGAGCCGCGTTGATGATGATGACGTTGTCACCGCAATCGACGTGGGGGGTGTAAGTCGGGAGGTGCTTGCCGCGCAAACGCATGGCGACCAAGGTTGCGAGGCGACCGACCACCAGACCCTTGGCGTCGATCAGCACCCACTTCTTGTTGACCTCGGCTGGCTTTGCCGAAAACGTCTTCATGTGAGTTGTCCGTGAAATGGCACGTTCGGCGCAATCGCCAAACTGGCGCGGTTCTAGATAACCGAGTGCTGCGCGTCAATGCCTTGCATGTTAAAATAGCGCAGCAATAACAATTGTTTACAAATATGGTGCGATAATACCTGCAAAATCACTGAACATTCGGAATGGAGTAAGTCGCTGTGACGTGAGCAATCGGATCCGGCGAAGTCCCTGATAACAGGCTTATTTCGCCAACGGCGAGACGCTTGCCAAGTTTCATCAGCTTGGCCGCCGCCAGCACGTCCTGGCCGGGCTGGCCCTTGCGCAGGAAATTGATGTTCAGGCTCGTGGTCATGGCCAGTCCGACAGGACCGATGGCCGAAAGCAGCACGACGTACATGGCAAAATCCGCCAGCGCCATGAGCGTCGGTCCCGAGACCGTTCCACCGGGGCGAAGCATGCGCTCGCTGTAGGGCTGCCGCAGCAAACAGGTCGCACCATCCGCGCTCTCGATCAGAACATCGCCATTGGCGAACGCCTGCGGAAACTCCTTGTGGAGAAACGCTTCGACTTCTGCCACGGTCATTTTCGCTTTGTTCATGGAACGTATGTCCTGCCCTGCTCTCGTATGTGACGGTTTTGTATCTTAGGGTGAGCACGATGGCGAGCCTGACAGAACCGAAAAGCGAACCTCGAATCTGAGCCAAAACATGCCGCAAACATCCCGCTCCGCCGCTCCACAGGCGCCCTCGCCGCTGCTGCGTGAAACCATTGGCAGCATTGCCGTGCTGACGCTCGATTCACCATCAACGCGCAACGCGCTATCGGAAGCGATGATCGTGGCGTTGCATGACGAACTGAATTCCATTCGTGACGACAAGCACGTTCGCGCGGTCGTTATTGCCGCGAACGGTCCAGCCTATTCGTCCGGCCACAATCTGAAGGAACTGACCGCCCGCCGCACCGACGCGGACAAGGGCCGCGCCTATTTCGCTCACATAATGAAGTCGTGCAGCGACATGATGCAGGCCATCGTGCATTTGCCAAAACCGGTCGTCGCATCCGTGCAAGGCGTCGCGACCGCCGCCGGATGCCAGCTGGTCGCGACCTGCGATCTCGCGGTCGCATCCGAGAAAGCGACCTTTGGCACCCCGGGGATCGATATCGGCCTGTTCTGCTCGACGCCGATGGTGGCGCTCTCGCGTAACGTACCGCGCAAGCATGCCCTGCATATGCTGCTCACCGGCGACCATATTTCCGCCGAGCGCGCCCGTGAACTCGGTCTCGTCAACAGCGTGGTCCCCGCCGGAACAGAACGCGATACCGCGATCGAACTTGCGAAGGCCATCGCGCTGAAATCCGCCTATACGCTGAAGGTGGGCAAGGAAGCCTTCTACCGGCAGGCCGAGATGAATCTTGCGGACGCCTATACTTATGCGGCACAGGTGATGACCGAGAACATGATGGCGCGCGACGCGCAGGAAGGCATCGGCGCCTTCATCGAAAAACGCGCGCCCAAGTGGGAAGACCGGTAAATCCTGCGATTCGTCATTGCGAGAAGTGAAGCGACGAATCAATCCAGACTTGCTTTTCTCACGCTGGATTGCTTCGCTCCGCTCGCAAAGACGACAAGAATTTGATGGCCGCAAAGTGAACCACGACG
Proteins encoded in this window:
- a CDS encoding GGDEF domain-containing protein, whose amino-acid sequence is MPAGTHLSLDISTLYLAATLAAALLGAMLLFLWHQEKIEALGWWGAAYVLGAASVALWSVGGSDLGWELSLAVNAVGFIACGLVWDAARVFHGRPANWIGVIAGPALWVAAVVWLDPIDPELRMLLGAGIVAFYAALTAGELWRERRKSLRARWPAIAVPVMHGGVLMLPIILGDMFRSSDAASMGPVWIAAFGAELLLYAVGTVFIIVMLMSERTVSAHKTAASVDPLTGLLNRRGFSEATARMIDREAKAGRPITVMIFDIDHFKSVNDRFGHAAGDDVLKVFSDVVVNNLRISDLVGRVGGEEFAALLPCTVEEALVAAERVREAFEASGIKVDEAPLETTVSIGIAGGPAQTELEVLMASADTALYQAKRGGRNRVEVAAEQPLSLQSGRRGLTKNAAAPKAEADIGRAEPVMDFRI
- the rpsI gene encoding 30S ribosomal protein S9, whose product is MSDTMQSLDQLSALKTAAPEGPKYVKKVDKQGRAYATGKRKDAVARVWIKPGSGKVTVNTREVEVYFARPVLRMMIQQPIVAAARQGQYDVVCTVAGGGLSGQAGAVRHGISKALTNFEPDLRGVLKKGGFLTRDSRVVERKKYGKAKARRSFQFSKR
- the rplM gene encoding 50S ribosomal protein L13; translated protein: MKTFSAKPAEVNKKWVLIDAKGLVVGRLATLVAMRLRGKHLPTYTPHVDCGDNVIIINAAHVVLTGRKRENKVYYNHTGFIGGIKERTAKSILEGRFPERVVEKAIERMIPRGPLGRVQMGNLRVYAGTEHPHEAQQPEVVDIASMNRKNMRAA
- a CDS encoding PaaI family thioesterase, which gives rise to MNKAKMTVAEVEAFLHKEFPQAFANGDVLIESADGATCLLRQPYSERMLRPGGTVSGPTLMALADFAMYVVLLSAIGPVGLAMTTSLNINFLRKGQPGQDVLAAAKLMKLGKRLAVGEISLLSGTSPDPIAHVTATYSIPNVQ
- a CDS encoding enoyl-CoA hydratase, which translates into the protein MPQTSRSAAPQAPSPLLRETIGSIAVLTLDSPSTRNALSEAMIVALHDELNSIRDDKHVRAVVIAANGPAYSSGHNLKELTARRTDADKGRAYFAHIMKSCSDMMQAIVHLPKPVVASVQGVATAAGCQLVATCDLAVASEKATFGTPGIDIGLFCSTPMVALSRNVPRKHALHMLLTGDHISAERARELGLVNSVVPAGTERDTAIELAKAIALKSAYTLKVGKEAFYRQAEMNLADAYTYAAQVMTENMMARDAQEGIGAFIEKRAPKWEDR